In the Oceanithermus desulfurans genome, one interval contains:
- a CDS encoding ACT domain-containing protein codes for MRLRLVGERYAVCTAPHPLAPGPGALSAVLRDTDGYTWVGPEAAAPRAVTCRGGWRLLAVEGPLDFGLTGVLAALTTPLAEAGVPVFVLSTWSTDFLLVPVDRLEAARAALAAAGHVLTDAEDAR; via the coding sequence ATGAGGCTCCGGCTGGTGGGGGAGCGCTACGCGGTCTGCACCGCACCCCACCCGCTCGCGCCCGGCCCCGGCGCACTGTCGGCGGTGCTGCGCGATACCGACGGCTACACCTGGGTGGGACCCGAGGCGGCCGCGCCTCGGGCCGTGACCTGCCGCGGCGGATGGCGGTTGCTGGCGGTGGAGGGCCCGCTCGACTTCGGCCTCACCGGAGTGCTGGCCGCCCTAACCACCCCGCTCGCGGAGGCGGGGGTGCCGGTCTTCGTGCTCTCCACCTGGTCCACCGACTTCCTGCTCGTGCCCGTCGACAGGTTGGAGGCGGCCCGCGCCGCGCTCGCCGCCGCGGGCCACGTTCTAACCGACGCCGAGGATGCGCGGTAG
- a CDS encoding type IV pilus modification PilV family protein, with amino-acid sequence MTRRGFSLVEALVAMVILGVLLAAVLGPIGGLFKISRSNQQTLNNTTLAQQVAERIVNAWTDPARFSGGCLDLAAEPLPAGVSVTVQDLDALAAPTSAPRTLAACPGAAASSAPLRRVHIVADGGGPKAEVVLDVARPPVGGGGP; translated from the coding sequence ATGACCCGCAGGGGATTCTCACTGGTCGAGGCCCTGGTCGCCATGGTCATCCTGGGGGTGCTGCTGGCCGCGGTGCTGGGGCCGATCGGCGGACTCTTCAAGATCAGCAGGAGCAACCAGCAGACCCTGAACAACACCACACTGGCCCAGCAGGTGGCCGAGCGCATCGTGAACGCCTGGACGGATCCCGCACGCTTCTCCGGCGGCTGCCTCGACCTCGCCGCCGAACCGCTGCCCGCGGGCGTGAGCGTGACCGTGCAGGACCTGGACGCCCTGGCCGCGCCCACCTCGGCCCCCCGGACCCTCGCCGCCTGCCCGGGCGCCGCGGCCTCGAGCGCACCGCTACGGCGCGTGCACATCGTGGCCGACGGCGGCGGACCCAAGGCCGAGGTGGTGCTCGACGTCGCCCGGCCGCCGGTCGGCGGAGGCGGGCCGTGA
- a CDS encoding 2-keto-4-pentenoate hydratase, whose translation MRIKLLAFVAVLVGVSAGAVSPDGLVLYWLGKTPAPAPAVATVDEGLDFQAAFVRGLIPIAGDPVGYKVGLTSRAVQERFGVDHPLRGVLLERMLLAGGAVVPARFGAVPIAEADLMVRVGDAGVNQAKTPEEVLRHLDAVIPFIELPDLMLKKGEPLNGATITAINVGARLGVLGRPIPVEATPEFARALAEMQVYVSVDDALVMKVPGKAILGHPLNAVIWLAGDLARRGEALKPGDLVSLGSLGKPLRPQPGQTLWVGYSFGRWGGEVKVRFE comes from the coding sequence ATGCGTATCAAGCTGCTGGCGTTCGTGGCGGTGTTGGTGGGCGTTTCGGCGGGGGCCGTTTCGCCCGACGGGTTGGTGCTGTACTGGCTGGGGAAGACGCCGGCGCCCGCGCCGGCGGTCGCGACGGTGGACGAGGGGCTGGACTTCCAGGCCGCCTTCGTGCGGGGGCTGATCCCCATCGCGGGCGACCCGGTGGGGTACAAGGTGGGGCTCACCAGCCGGGCGGTGCAGGAACGGTTCGGGGTGGACCACCCCCTGCGGGGGGTGCTGCTCGAGCGCATGCTGCTCGCGGGCGGCGCGGTGGTGCCCGCCCGCTTCGGCGCGGTGCCCATTGCCGAGGCCGACCTGATGGTGCGGGTTGGTGACGCCGGCGTCAACCAGGCGAAGACGCCCGAGGAGGTGCTGCGCCACCTGGACGCGGTCATCCCCTTCATCGAGCTGCCCGACCTGATGCTGAAGAAGGGCGAGCCCCTGAACGGCGCGACGATCACAGCCATCAACGTGGGCGCGCGGCTGGGGGTGCTGGGCCGCCCCATTCCCGTCGAGGCCACCCCCGAGTTTGCCCGGGCGCTGGCCGAGATGCAGGTCTACGTGAGCGTGGACGACGCGCTGGTGATGAAGGTGCCGGGCAAGGCGATCCTGGGCCACCCGCTCAACGCGGTGATCTGGCTCGCCGGCGACCTGGCGCGCCGCGGCGAGGCGCTGAAGCCCGGCGACCTCGTCAGCCTGGGCAGCCTAGGCAAGCCGCTGCGCCCGCAGCCGGGGCAGACCCTGTGGGTGGGCTACAGCTTCGGCCGCTGGGGCGGCGAGGTGAAGGTCCGCTTCGAGTAG
- a CDS encoding complex I NDUFA9 subunit family protein: MHVVLVGGSGFLGSYVARALLARGHRVTSLSRRGRGPLAGVRYRVGDAASGQGLEAMGAADAAVYLAGIIREGEQRYQAVHVRGVQQVLGAMVAAGVRRIVHVSALGARPDAPSRYHASKARGEALVRASGLDWTIFRPSLVFGEGDEFFGKILKGLVRMPLPFIPIIGTGDYPFRPVWAGDVAQAMAQSLEKPVTIGEAYDLVGPKEYTYRELILLVRDALGSRKPLVSLPVGFFALLARLPRAPITPDQLFMLLEGNTGDPAELQEVFELEWLQLGAELSRVLGIR; this comes from the coding sequence ATGCACGTCGTCCTGGTGGGTGGAAGCGGCTTTCTGGGCAGCTACGTTGCCCGGGCGCTGCTCGCGCGCGGCCACCGGGTCACCTCGCTCTCGCGCCGGGGGCGGGGCCCGCTCGCCGGAGTGCGCTACCGGGTAGGCGACGCGGCCTCGGGGCAGGGGCTCGAAGCCATGGGCGCCGCCGACGCCGCGGTCTACCTCGCCGGGATCATCCGCGAGGGGGAGCAGCGCTACCAGGCGGTGCACGTCCGCGGGGTTCAGCAGGTGCTCGGGGCCATGGTCGCGGCAGGGGTGCGGCGGATCGTGCACGTCTCGGCGTTGGGGGCACGGCCGGACGCGCCCAGCCGCTACCACGCGAGCAAGGCGCGGGGCGAGGCGCTGGTGCGGGCAAGCGGCCTCGACTGGACGATCTTCCGCCCCAGCCTCGTCTTCGGTGAGGGCGACGAGTTCTTCGGCAAGATCCTGAAGGGCCTCGTGCGCATGCCGCTTCCCTTTATTCCCATCATCGGCACCGGCGACTACCCGTTCCGGCCCGTCTGGGCCGGCGACGTCGCCCAGGCGATGGCCCAAAGCCTAGAAAAGCCCGTGACGATTGGTGAAGCCTACGACCTGGTGGGGCCGAAGGAATACACCTACAGAGAGCTCATCTTGCTCGTGCGCGACGCGCTCGGGTCGAGAAAGCCGCTCGTTTCGCTTCCCGTCGGCTTTTTCGCGCTCCTTGCCCGGCTGCCCCGGGCGCCGATCACACCCGATCAGCTCTTCATGCTGCTCGAGGGCAACACAGGCGACCCGGCTGAGCTACAGGAGGTTTTTGAGCTCGAGTGGCTGCAGTTGGGGGCAGAGCTGTCGCGTGTGCTCGGTATCCGCTAG
- a CDS encoding cob(I)yrinic acid a,c-diamide adenosyltransferase, with protein MKLYTRTGDAGETGLYGGERLGKDHPRVQAYGEVDEASSQIGFARSLLPQAHEELDAHLATIQNALFDLGADLATRAGGPHEAKVRRMQEDDTALLEAWTDRYTEEGPPFTGFVLPGGHPAAAALQVARAVVRRAERRVVALARAEDVNPEVLCFLNRLSDLLFAMARWLNAREGVSEPLWQPRPSSPNS; from the coding sequence ATGAAGCTCTATACCCGTACCGGCGACGCCGGCGAAACCGGGCTCTACGGCGGCGAGCGGTTGGGCAAGGACCACCCGCGGGTCCAGGCCTACGGCGAGGTGGACGAGGCCAGCAGCCAGATCGGCTTCGCCCGCAGCCTGCTGCCGCAGGCCCACGAGGAACTGGACGCCCACCTGGCGACGATTCAAAACGCGCTCTTCGACCTGGGGGCCGACCTGGCCACCCGCGCCGGCGGCCCCCACGAGGCCAAGGTGCGGCGGATGCAGGAGGACGACACCGCCCTGCTCGAGGCCTGGACCGACCGCTACACCGAAGAGGGCCCGCCCTTTACCGGCTTCGTGCTGCCCGGAGGGCACCCGGCGGCCGCCGCGCTGCAGGTGGCCCGCGCGGTGGTGCGCCGCGCCGAGCGGCGGGTGGTCGCCCTCGCCCGCGCCGAGGACGTCAACCCCGAGGTGCTGTGCTTCCTCAACCGCCTTTCCGATCTGCTCTTCGCGATGGCGCGTTGGCTCAACGCGCGCGAGGGGGTGAGCGAGCCGCTTTGGCAGCCCCGGCCGTCCTCGCCGAACAGCTGA
- a CDS encoding DUF4900 domain-containing protein, translating into MKKPLGIALVVTLLFALLLFLAIVAISSSLSLSGKRVTSNQKAALEAQYAAESGLALATTRLSLTGREVADFIENASDFEMPSGTDWASLRSYLQKFCGVTNDPDDPAFVPTDKPAVGRVICTADPDRLDWSDPRAAPYSIFLDGHIDAARYPTGTAPEDYWRARLGPQTFERTLKTRGRLTTAYRVAYGFVPWRAEVLPNATVRLTFRALPTVSSGYLAKEGADVARHKIEQAFTGELRIDLRPPSFSHFMLFTNYQRAGAGAGAERVYFYDGTLFDGPVHTNDKFNFTGRPWFGDSVTSVGCEAENAAKDDCLDARPGYYYWDAGARSHVKVTPPIDPIPPAWAEPAFEGGLAWDRDYIALPKTSSDQYRAAKNGGLFIEDDDATSSTGDVNVEAVTLSTDVVAGVKYQFVQVHGRRNVGTRTVPGRCVADPPPPPPGPPGPPPPPPPPPPPPPPPPPEGPSVERWAPPLLQTALRAAARLGAPGPGRTVAIWFADGLAATVRAQAGTCPPGQHWVGPTTEPDIRRFTYAFRIDAAGRVERNDGSGWYSVGTGFNGVIYVGRDVAGGRTSSFTLQGGGVAQPTSDLRPWKTHRPRLSVSHPGLCPYTVTAYDGGYDCIQPSIADFMQVTVVGRNIGLNRDLIYEDRPCTSAPERRADGSVAPANCPNTDARNVLGVYSDRGAIVIRGNAPYNLHVDGVLMSASRSVYYQRWNSGPPKGYLHLTGGLIQNWYGRFGKLKPDLTIRNGYGRKFTYDPRMRNNGLVPPFFPTFDGDLPWGSAAEFAGPAGGSGSGFWKPVEGP; encoded by the coding sequence ATGAAAAAACCTCTCGGCATTGCCCTGGTCGTCACCCTTCTGTTCGCGCTATTGCTCTTCCTCGCCATTGTGGCCATCAGCAGCAGCCTTTCCCTCTCCGGCAAACGGGTGACCTCCAACCAGAAGGCGGCGCTCGAAGCCCAGTACGCCGCCGAGTCCGGGCTCGCCCTGGCGACGACGCGGCTGAGCCTCACCGGCCGCGAGGTGGCGGACTTCATCGAAAACGCCAGCGACTTCGAGATGCCCTCGGGGACGGACTGGGCCTCGCTGCGGAGCTATCTTCAGAAGTTCTGCGGGGTCACCAACGACCCCGACGACCCCGCCTTCGTACCCACCGACAAACCGGCCGTCGGCCGCGTGATCTGCACCGCCGACCCCGACCGGCTCGACTGGTCCGACCCCCGCGCGGCCCCCTACAGCATCTTCCTCGACGGTCACATCGACGCCGCCCGCTACCCCACCGGCACCGCGCCCGAGGACTACTGGCGCGCGCGGCTGGGCCCGCAGACCTTCGAGCGCACCCTGAAGACCCGCGGCCGCCTCACCACCGCCTACCGCGTAGCCTACGGCTTCGTTCCCTGGCGCGCCGAGGTCCTGCCCAACGCGACGGTGCGGCTGACTTTCCGCGCGCTGCCGACGGTGTCCAGCGGCTACCTCGCCAAGGAGGGCGCCGACGTCGCCCGTCACAAGATCGAACAGGCCTTCACCGGCGAGCTGCGCATCGACCTGCGCCCGCCCAGCTTCTCCCACTTCATGCTCTTCACCAACTACCAGCGTGCCGGGGCCGGAGCCGGGGCGGAGCGCGTCTACTTCTACGACGGCACCCTCTTCGACGGGCCGGTGCACACCAACGACAAGTTCAACTTCACCGGGCGGCCCTGGTTCGGCGACAGCGTGACCAGCGTCGGCTGCGAGGCCGAGAACGCCGCCAAGGACGACTGCCTGGACGCGCGGCCGGGGTACTACTACTGGGACGCCGGCGCCCGCAGCCACGTCAAGGTCACGCCCCCCATCGACCCCATCCCCCCGGCCTGGGCCGAGCCCGCCTTTGAGGGCGGGCTCGCCTGGGACAGGGACTACATCGCGCTCCCGAAGACGAGCAGCGACCAGTACCGCGCCGCCAAGAACGGGGGCCTCTTCATCGAAGACGACGACGCCACCTCGTCCACCGGAGACGTCAACGTCGAGGCCGTCACCCTGAGCACCGACGTGGTCGCCGGGGTGAAGTACCAGTTCGTCCAGGTGCACGGACGCCGGAACGTAGGCACCCGCACCGTACCCGGCCGCTGCGTCGCCGATCCGCCCCCGCCTCCGCCCGGCCCACCCGGCCCGCCGCCACCCCCGCCGCCGCCGCCACCGCCCCCGCCACCCCCGCCGCCCGAGGGACCGAGCGTCGAACGCTGGGCACCGCCGCTGCTCCAGACCGCGTTGCGGGCCGCAGCCCGGCTGGGCGCTCCTGGCCCGGGACGCACCGTCGCCATCTGGTTCGCGGACGGCCTAGCCGCGACGGTCCGCGCTCAGGCCGGGACCTGTCCGCCGGGGCAGCACTGGGTCGGCCCCACGACCGAGCCCGACATCCGGCGCTTCACCTACGCCTTCCGCATCGACGCGGCCGGCCGCGTCGAACGCAACGACGGCTCCGGCTGGTACAGCGTGGGTACCGGCTTCAACGGGGTGATCTACGTGGGTCGAGACGTCGCCGGGGGCCGCACCTCTTCGTTCACCCTCCAGGGGGGCGGGGTGGCGCAGCCCACGAGCGACCTTCGCCCCTGGAAAACCCACCGGCCGCGTTTGAGCGTCAGCCACCCCGGCCTCTGCCCCTACACCGTCACCGCTTACGACGGCGGCTACGACTGCATCCAACCCTCGATCGCCGACTTCATGCAGGTCACCGTCGTGGGCCGCAACATCGGCCTCAACCGCGACCTCATCTACGAAGACCGCCCCTGCACCTCGGCCCCTGAGCGGCGGGCCGACGGGTCGGTGGCGCCGGCCAACTGCCCCAACACCGATGCGCGCAACGTGCTGGGCGTCTACTCCGACCGCGGCGCGATCGTCATCAGGGGCAACGCCCCCTACAACCTGCACGTCGACGGGGTGCTCATGTCGGCGAGCCGCAGCGTCTACTACCAGCGCTGGAACAGCGGGCCCCCCAAGGGCTACCTCCACCTGACCGGCGGGCTGATCCAGAACTGGTACGGGCGGTTCGGCAAGCTCAAACCCGATCTGACGATCCGCAACGGCTACGGCCGCAAGTTCACCTACGACCCGCGGATGCGCAACAACGGGCTGGTGCCGCCCTTCTTCCCCACCTTCGACGGCGATCTGCCCTGGGGAAGCGCAGCCGAGTTCGCCGGCCCCGCGGGCGGTTCGGGCTCGGGCTTCTGGAAGCCGGTCGAAGGGCCGTGA
- the crcB gene encoding fluoride efflux transporter CrcB, with protein sequence MERWIWIMAGGALGALGRYWVSGWVQQWAGSSFPWGTVGVNLIGSFLLGFVIQASLIGGWTGELRLFVAVGFLGAFTTFSTFAFEALELLRAGQGAEALAYVGLNLVLGVLLVALGMAAVAVLRSA encoded by the coding sequence GTGGAGCGCTGGATATGGATCATGGCGGGCGGCGCCCTCGGGGCGCTCGGCCGCTACTGGGTCTCGGGCTGGGTGCAGCAGTGGGCCGGCTCGAGCTTCCCCTGGGGTACGGTCGGGGTCAACCTGATCGGCAGCTTCTTGCTGGGGTTCGTGATCCAGGCGAGCCTGATCGGCGGCTGGACCGGGGAGCTGCGTCTCTTCGTCGCCGTGGGTTTCCTGGGGGCGTTCACCACGTTCTCGACCTTTGCCTTCGAAGCCCTGGAGCTGCTGCGGGCAGGGCAGGGGGCGGAGGCGCTGGCCTACGTGGGCCTGAACCTGGTGCTGGGGGTGCTGCTCGTGGCCCTGGGCATGGCCGCGGTGGCCGTGCTTCGCAGCGCGTGA
- the alr gene encoding alanine racemase has translation MRPTWLEIDLGALGRNYRRLARRAAGARVIAVVKANAYGHGAAAVARALLGCGAERLAVATSGEGAGLRRAGIDAPVLLLGSLHPDDAEDAARWGLTPTLATLEAARAYAAARPGGGVQVKVDSGMGRVGVPPGELAGFVAAVEELGLEVEAVYTHFAVADEDEVETRRQLAVFLETARALPRRYPLHAANSAAILAGLGTELDFVRPGVALYGLPPDMRTAQGLEPVLAWKARPTQVKRLPAGHGVGYGLSYRSQGEEWIATLPFGYADGFPRALSNRGWVRWRGGYAPVAGRVSMDQTTVRLPEPVGLDEVFWVATPDLDERTSLTGRARALNTIHYELATALSPRLPRVYREEE, from the coding sequence ATGCGGCCGACCTGGCTGGAGATCGACCTGGGGGCGCTGGGGCGCAACTACCGGCGGCTCGCCCGGCGCGCTGCGGGCGCGCGGGTGATCGCGGTGGTCAAGGCGAACGCCTACGGCCACGGCGCGGCGGCGGTGGCGCGGGCCCTCCTCGGCTGCGGCGCCGAGCGGCTGGCGGTGGCCACCAGCGGCGAGGGGGCCGGGCTGCGCCGGGCGGGGATCGACGCGCCGGTGCTGCTCCTCGGCTCGCTGCATCCGGACGACGCCGAGGACGCCGCCCGCTGGGGGCTGACCCCCACGCTGGCCACCCTGGAGGCCGCGCGTGCGTACGCCGCCGCGCGCCCCGGCGGCGGCGTGCAGGTCAAGGTGGACAGCGGCATGGGCCGGGTGGGGGTGCCCCCGGGGGAGCTGGCGGGTTTCGTGGCGGCGGTGGAGGAGCTGGGCCTGGAGGTGGAGGCCGTCTACACCCACTTCGCCGTCGCCGACGAGGACGAGGTCGAGACCCGAAGGCAGCTCGCGGTCTTCCTGGAAACCGCGCGCGCCCTGCCCCGCCGCTACCCGCTGCACGCGGCCAACTCGGCCGCGATCCTCGCCGGCCTGGGAACCGAGCTCGACTTCGTGCGGCCGGGGGTCGCGCTGTACGGGCTGCCGCCGGACATGCGGACGGCGCAGGGGCTCGAGCCCGTCCTCGCCTGGAAGGCGCGGCCCACCCAGGTGAAGCGGCTCCCCGCGGGCCACGGGGTGGGCTACGGCCTCAGCTACCGTTCGCAGGGCGAAGAGTGGATCGCCACGCTGCCCTTCGGCTACGCCGACGGCTTTCCCCGGGCGCTTTCGAACCGCGGCTGGGTGCGCTGGCGCGGCGGCTACGCGCCGGTGGCGGGGCGGGTGAGCATGGACCAGACCACCGTGCGCCTGCCCGAGCCCGTGGGGCTGGACGAGGTCTTCTGGGTGGCGACGCCCGACCTGGACGAGCGCACCAGCCTGACCGGCCGGGCGCGGGCGCTGAACACGATCCACTACGAGCTGGCCACGGCGCTCAGCCCGCGGCTGCCGCGGGTCTACCGGGAGGAAGAATGA
- a CDS encoding molybdopterin-dependent oxidoreductase: MRDDLPPGQTPTRRFPLFTVDPVAPLAAGAFRLRLLGAVEHRLELGWEELRALGEEMLVHDFHCVTGWTRTATRWQGVPLARVLERARPTAGATHALAWSRGGYSASLPLEDLTAPVVLLAWSLDGAPLPHEHGGPVRLVVPHRYGWKSVKWLAKIQLFEREVEGYWEMRGYHRRGDPWRGERYG; the protein is encoded by the coding sequence ATGAGGGACGACCTGCCTCCGGGCCAGACGCCGACGCGCCGCTTCCCGCTGTTTACCGTGGATCCGGTCGCGCCCCTCGCGGCCGGGGCGTTCCGGCTGCGGCTCCTGGGCGCCGTGGAACACCGCCTCGAGCTGGGCTGGGAAGAGCTGCGGGCGCTGGGAGAGGAGATGCTGGTGCACGACTTTCACTGCGTCACCGGCTGGACCCGCACGGCCACCCGCTGGCAGGGGGTTCCGCTCGCGCGGGTGCTCGAGCGCGCGCGACCCACAGCGGGCGCGACCCACGCGCTCGCCTGGTCGCGGGGCGGGTACAGCGCCAGTCTGCCGCTCGAAGACCTTACCGCGCCCGTGGTGCTGCTCGCCTGGTCGCTGGACGGCGCACCCCTGCCCCACGAGCACGGCGGCCCGGTGCGGCTGGTGGTGCCCCACCGCTACGGCTGGAAGAGCGTGAAGTGGCTCGCCAAGATCCAGCTCTTCGAGCGCGAGGTCGAAGGCTACTGGGAGATGCGCGGCTACCACCGTCGGGGCGACCCCTGGCGGGGGGAGCGCTACGGATAG
- a CDS encoding pilus assembly FimT family protein — translation MHRRGFSLVELLIVLAILGAVLALGYASLRPLMQRSRVGEATATVAASLQRARSFAQRANLPARWERTGDASYRLTLGADAVDARLPAGLTFAEPAIGARITYTAPYGEVDAVPHRVTIQGHGFEAEVRVVGITGKVIRSNVRRAP, via the coding sequence ATGCACCGAAGGGGATTTTCGCTCGTCGAGCTGCTCATCGTGCTGGCCATCCTCGGCGCGGTGCTGGCGCTGGGGTACGCTTCGCTGCGCCCCCTGATGCAGCGCAGCCGCGTGGGCGAAGCCACGGCGACGGTGGCCGCCTCGCTGCAGCGCGCCCGCAGCTTCGCCCAGCGCGCCAACCTGCCGGCGCGCTGGGAGCGCACCGGCGACGCCAGCTACCGGCTGACCCTGGGCGCCGACGCGGTGGACGCCCGTCTGCCCGCGGGCCTCACCTTTGCCGAACCCGCGATCGGTGCCCGGATCACCTACACCGCGCCTTACGGCGAGGTCGACGCCGTTCCCCACCGCGTCACCATCCAGGGGCACGGGTTCGAAGCCGAAGTGCGCGTGGTCGGCATTACCGGAAAGGTCATCCGCTCGAACGTGAGGAGGGCGCCATGA
- a CDS encoding ATP-dependent nuclease yields the protein MFRLEFGKQALGARGGIARCRRVHLGGARGGRAHALDTIYYELVTGLAPGLPRIHPPFNGLVLKSVFDQPIGQKRVTIITMALITRVAIRNFRSFRNLEVKPFCPYTSITGLNNAGKSNVLRALNLFFNEEIEPGKSLDWERDYNIFVSRKQKKEISVEVEFSLPDIFNFPKPLKAVIDIPAVSNNGSFSIKKVWHVQEDLPSIYLNGKSIEDDKAAKGIRGFLSLIKYVYIPHYVSPLKLFDADSVSFIAEALHRLRKGGKKKTGEDSLDNFLGDLRKQIGHLWSEVSTALNRSTGASVELSAELPSSLEELVSNLKLRLSMLYEQNHVIGAELQGAGVQLFTALLLLYSLHRSQPGRSFGWLQAIIWGVEEPENSLHKSLEAEIAAFFQRNARENPRFQFIITTHSEIFAGYSNCIISLKKEGLSEAISTVFQGKDGIREGLKEMGKAGIGIYTEPILTNPTSTIVLVEGKSDKFIVQQALRCLQVPKEQYMVLSPEDLGMHSGGTPNIEKVLDKLSKHFAYRPGNLCILLDWETKEKTYNKIKKLIEKLGDKNKNGFYIVKLDDKNADPKVSKGFKGIERFLSYSYLRKLCEDHSITLVKETKEGVLVIEDPSNYNHGVKSKLQQVYMNDTKLSCESIQPLIKALKPVLKCLNT from the coding sequence GTGTTCCGGCTCGAATTCGGCAAGCAGGCGCTCGGCGCGCGCGGCGGTATTGCGCGATGCAGACGGGTACACCTGGGTGGGGCCCGTGGCGGGCGTGCCCACGCGCTAGATACCATTTACTACGAACTCGTAACGGGGCTTGCTCCGGGGCTACCTCGTATACATCCGCCCTTTAACGGCCTAGTGCTGAAATCGGTATTTGACCAGCCCATTGGCCAGAAGCGGGTTACTATAATTACTATGGCACTTATCACCCGAGTGGCCATCCGAAATTTCCGCTCATTTCGAAATCTGGAAGTAAAACCTTTCTGTCCATACACTTCGATCACTGGACTTAATAATGCAGGAAAATCTAATGTTCTTCGGGCATTGAACCTCTTCTTCAACGAAGAGATAGAGCCTGGAAAATCCCTCGATTGGGAGCGTGATTACAATATATTTGTTTCTCGGAAACAAAAAAAAGAGATATCGGTAGAAGTTGAATTTAGTTTGCCTGATATATTTAATTTCCCCAAACCGCTCAAGGCTGTAATAGATATACCCGCGGTCAGTAATAATGGCTCCTTCTCAATCAAAAAGGTATGGCACGTCCAAGAAGATTTGCCAAGCATTTACTTGAACGGTAAGAGTATAGAAGATGACAAAGCGGCAAAGGGTATAAGGGGGTTCTTAAGCTTAATTAAGTATGTATATATTCCTCATTATGTTTCACCTCTAAAGCTTTTTGATGCGGATAGCGTCAGCTTTATCGCTGAAGCATTACATAGGTTGCGAAAGGGTGGAAAAAAGAAAACGGGCGAAGATAGCCTTGATAATTTCCTTGGTGACCTTCGCAAGCAAATTGGGCACCTTTGGTCAGAGGTTTCTACCGCTCTCAATAGGTCAACTGGAGCAAGCGTCGAACTATCGGCAGAGCTACCATCTTCCCTAGAAGAGTTAGTGTCAAACTTAAAACTACGGCTCTCAATGTTATATGAACAGAATCATGTCATCGGGGCGGAATTGCAAGGCGCAGGAGTTCAGCTTTTCACGGCGCTACTCCTTCTTTATTCTTTACACCGCAGCCAGCCGGGAAGATCATTCGGCTGGCTACAAGCAATTATTTGGGGCGTAGAAGAACCAGAAAATTCGTTACATAAATCCCTGGAGGCGGAAATCGCTGCATTCTTTCAGCGCAACGCGCGGGAAAACCCGCGCTTTCAATTTATTATCACGACACATTCAGAAATATTCGCTGGATATTCTAACTGCATAATTTCATTAAAAAAAGAGGGGTTATCGGAAGCTATCTCTACAGTATTCCAAGGAAAGGACGGAATAAGAGAAGGATTGAAGGAGATGGGAAAAGCCGGCATCGGTATATATACCGAGCCTATACTGACCAATCCCACTAGCACAATAGTCCTTGTAGAAGGAAAATCAGACAAGTTCATCGTACAGCAAGCATTGAGATGCCTTCAGGTACCTAAAGAGCAATACATGGTTTTGTCTCCGGAAGATCTGGGAATGCATTCCGGCGGCACCCCCAATATCGAGAAAGTGCTGGATAAGTTAAGCAAGCACTTCGCCTACAGACCTGGCAACCTGTGTATTCTCCTTGACTGGGAAACCAAAGAGAAAACATACAACAAGATAAAAAAACTTATTGAGAAATTAGGTGATAAAAACAAAAATGGATTTTATATTGTTAAGTTAGATGATAAGAACGCTGATCCGAAGGTTAGCAAAGGATTCAAAGGCATCGAACGTTTTCTTAGTTATAGCTATCTTCGCAAACTGTGTGAAGATCATAGTATAACGCTTGTCAAGGAAACCAAAGAGGGTGTGTTAGTTATTGAAGATCCGAGCAACTATAATCATGGCGTGAAGAGCAAGTTGCAGCAAGTATACATGAATGATACTAAACTTTCTTGTGAATCCATACAACCGCTAATTAAAGCATTAAAGCCGGTGCTTAAATGCCTGAATACTTGA
- a CDS encoding DUF190 domain-containing protein yields MQLNGTAVLARVFLGESDKVHGRPAYAAIVEEARRRGIRGATVLRGIMGFGAGSRIHSAAILRLSEDLPIVVELVDEEARIRGFLPWLGEVLGGGLVTLEKVEVVRYTAEGGA; encoded by the coding sequence ATGCAGCTGAACGGTACGGCGGTACTGGCGCGGGTTTTCCTGGGGGAGAGCGACAAGGTGCACGGCCGGCCGGCGTACGCCGCGATCGTCGAGGAGGCGCGCCGCCGGGGGATTCGGGGCGCCACCGTGCTGCGCGGCATCATGGGCTTCGGCGCGGGCAGCCGCATCCACTCGGCGGCGATCCTGCGGCTTTCCGAGGACCTGCCGATCGTCGTGGAGCTCGTCGACGAGGAGGCGCGCATCCGCGGCTTTCTGCCCTGGCTGGGGGAGGTGCTGGGCGGCGGGCTCGTCACCCTCGAGAAGGTCGAGGTCGTGCGCTACACCGCCGAGGGCGGGGCATAG